A stretch of the Cucurbita pepo subsp. pepo cultivar mu-cu-16 chromosome LG16, ASM280686v2, whole genome shotgun sequence genome encodes the following:
- the LOC111777546 gene encoding transcription factor DIVARICATA isoform X1 gives MKWEMEILSPPVSSMSWSSGDGLSSRWTVAENKLFENALAIFDTDTPDRWQKVAAMIPGKTVGDVIRQYKELEADVSSIEAGLIPIPGYDTSQFTLDWVSSHSYDGFKQSYGLIGKRSSGRSADQERKKGVPWTEEEHKLFLMGLKKYGKGDWRNISRNFVVTRTPTQVASHAQKYFIRQLSGGKDKRRASIHDITTVNLNDTRSPSPENKKSLSPDHAGVLSRHSNPSSTVPRNPFNWNHHQQQQQHNAGGAAMVFNHSHGNVFMSPGAFGVNSYVGVRLPDHNLQKGAVNEPFIGPQNMIFQMQAGHCFPHG, from the exons atGAAGTGGGAAATGGAAATTCTGTCCCCTCCTGTTTCCTCCATGAGTTGGAGCTCTGGCGATGGATTGAGCTCGAGATGGACTGTTGCTGAGAACAAATTGTTCGAGAATGCCCTGGCTATCTTCGACACCGATACGCCTGATCGATGGCAGAAGGTTGCGGCGATGATACCTGGAAAGACGGTTGGGGATGTGATCCGGCAGTATAAGGAATTGGAAGCTGATGTTAGTAGTATTGAAGCTGGCTTGATCCCAATTCCTGGTTATGATACTTCTCAATTTACATTGGATTGGGTTAGCAGCCATAGCTATGATGGATTCAAGCAATCGTATGGCCTCATCGGGAAAAGATCGTCGGGGCGGTCGGCCGATCAGGAGAGGAAGAAGGGAGTTCCATGGACGGAGGAAGAACACAA GCTGTTTTTGATGGGGTTGAAGAAGTATGGAAAAGGGGATTGGAGGAACATCTCGAGAAATTTTGTGGTGACTAGAACGCCAACTCAAGTAGCTAGTCACGCTCAAAAGTACTTCATCAGGCAGCTCTCCGGTGGAAAAGATAAACGGAGAGCGAGCATCCACGATATAACCACCGTCAATCTCAACGACACAAGAAGCCCATCACCCGAAAACAAGAAGTCACTATCACCGGACCATGCAGGCGTGCTCTCACGCCACTCGAATCCATCCTCCACCGTGCCTCGGAATCCCTTCAATTGGAACCAccaccaacaacaacaacaacacaaCGCCGGTGGAGCAGCCATGGTTTTCAATCACTCCCATGGGAATGTTTTCATGTCTCCAGGCGCTTTCGGTGTCAACTCCTACGTCGGGGTTCGTCTGCCCGATCACAATCTACAAAAAGGTGCTGTCAATGAACCCTTCATTGGACCCCAAAACATGATCTTTCAGATGCAGGCTGGCCATTGCTTTCCCCATGGATAG
- the LOC111777845 gene encoding calmodulin-binding receptor-like cytoplasmic kinase 1 isoform X1, which yields MKNRDDSDPHFQDQRSQSSNSRAERRSGALSKPNHESILSYKYVKAAVSRFFKSIFIGRKKNSSDRSVISTREANNSRREVSSFSTGSYGRNSSALKSYDSYGSYGSSSSYPSEFFSSPEFSIKDLYKATDNFSAANVVGTGSFGTVYKGKLKDGSLVAVKRAKRNANERCLLKAFWNEIQALSRIEHLNLVRLYGYLEQGDERIIIVEYVGNGNLREHLDGKRGDVLEIGERLDIAIDVAHAITYLHMYNDAPIIHRDIKATNILITEKLRAKVADFGFARLVAEDSNVTHISTQVKGTAGYLDPEYLRTYQLTEKSDVYSFGVLLVELITGRHPIETKRDVKERVTIRWAMQKLKDGEAVIAMDPRLRRTSASTVTMEKMLKLARRCLDPLRPSRPSMKTCCEELWGIRKEYRDRLLSSSCSESIRSAEFPGGNAKNNQYVSFDDKEDEDLYSKFHSV from the exons atgaagaacagagacGACTCTGACCCTCACTTCCAGGATCAGAGATCGCAGAGTTCCAACTCCCGTGCCGAACGGCGTTCCGGTGCCCTAAGCAAGCCGAATCATGAATCTATACTTTCATACAAGTACGTAAAAGCGGCTGtttctagattttttaaatccaTTTTCATCGGTCGGAAGAAGAATTCTTCGGATCGATCTGTAATCAGCACCAGAGAAGCTAATAATTCTCGCAGAGAAGTCTCCT CTTTTTCGACGGGAAGCTACGGGAGGAACTCGTCGGCTTTGAAGTCGTATGATTCGTATGGTTCATACGGTTCCTCGTCTAGCTATCCCAGCGAATTTTTCTCATCTCCGGAATTCTCGATTAAGGATCTTTATAAGGCGACGGACAATTTCTCTGCTGCTAATGTTGTTGGGACTGGATCGTTTGGAACGGTGTACAAAGGGAAGCTCAAAGACGGTTCTCTTGTTGCCGTAAAGCGAGCCAAAAGG AATGCGAACGAGAGGTGTTTGCTGAAAGCGTTCTGGAATGAGATACAAGCTCTGTCAAGGATCGAACATTTGAATCTGGTACGTTTGTATGGCTATCTGGAGCAAGGAGATGAGAGGATCATTATTGTTGAATACGTTGGCAATGGAAATCTTCGGGAACATCTCGATG GCAAGCGAGGAGACGTCCTTGAGATTGGAGAGCGTCTGGACATTGCCATTGATGTAGCTCATGCTATCACCTACCTTCACATGTACAATG ATGCGCCAATAATCCATCGAGACATAAAGGCTACAAACATCCTAATCACAGAGAAACTCCGGGCAAAAGTGGCAGATTTTGGGTTTGCACGCCTGGTTGCAGAAGATTCTAACGTTACACATATATCAACCCAAGTTAAAGGAACGGCTGGATACTTGGATCCTGAATACCTAAGGACTTATCAGCTCACTGAGAAGAGTGATGTATACTCCTTCGGGGTGTTGCTGGTAGAGCTCATAACAGGAAGACACCCAATTGAAACAAAGAGGGATGTCAAAGAAAGAGTAACTATAAGATGG GCTATGCAGAAGCTGAAAGATGGAGAAGCTGTGATCGCCATGGATCCCAGGCTGAGAAGGACTTCTGCATCTACCGTAACCATGGAGAAGATGCTCAAATTGGCTCGCCGATGCCTCGATCCCTTGAGACCGTCTCGACCGTCCATGAAAACTTGTTGTGAGGAGTTATGGGGAATTCGAAAGGAATATAGAGATAGATTATTATCTTCTTCTTGCTCGGAGTCGATTCGTTCAGCAGAATTTCCAGGTGGAAATGCAAAAAACAACCaatatgtttcttttgatGATAAGGAGGATGAAGATTTGTACAGCAAATTCCATTCTGTATAA
- the LOC111777389 gene encoding UPF0503 protein At3g09070, chloroplastic-like — protein sequence MNLQGKTVSHRLSSCHRHPTKPVTGFCASCLRERLAGIDLDTQQESPLQKHHSSLELRRSKSFSAAKRDASIGRLQVQHRKSCDVRSGNSLSDLFCREDKPRCRNQQVEIESENLGFELHEAVANERQFRASGGTIGPALGTIDDFAGEEAEFKTVKEFIDLEFRRKKNAGRDLREIAGSVWEAASVFSKKLGKWRKKQKRKNLGNNCNVDAVTTEAIKSRVLEIGETRSEVGDYGLGRMSCDTDPRFSADAGRISLDDSRYSFDEARASWDGYLVGKTYPKITPMVSVLEEAKFPGTEFEKDDPSDEAEGSPKNVGDKVPGGSAQTKDYYMDSLSSLRRRKSFDRSSSHRKGASADFDDLKLISNAKVSPATTELFYGAKVLLTEKDLNKSRSKATRDGELSGTDATSKDSVLDAAGIDRKTFKKVHRWRKVLSVLGMMHKRSGESKSDDEESCDRPIAESWEKLRRVANGEANSCVSQKLIRSYSVSCQDQSKVAGFNGGNDLKLNGSRWRDDFTLRRNRSVRYSPNNFDNGLLRFYLTPLRSYSRGKPGKSRPRSSSFSVKHVM from the coding sequence ATGAATCTGCAGGGCAAAACTGTATCGCATCGGCTTTCCTCATGTCACCGTCATCCTACCAAGCCAGTGACCGGATTCTGCGCCTCCTGCCTCCGTGAGCGCCTCGCCGGGATTGATCTCGACACGCAACAGGAATCGCCTCTTCAGAAACACCATTCATCATTGGAGCTCCGTCGGAGCAAATCCTTCTCTGCAGCGAAGCGTGATGCGAGCATCGGGCGACTGCAGGTGCAGCATCGGAAATCGTGCGATGTTCGCTCTGGAAACTCCTTGTCGGACCTTTTCTGTCGCGAAGATAAGCCGAGATGTAGGAATCAGCAGGTGGAGATCGAATCCGAGAATTTAGGTTTTGAATTGCATGAGGCTGTGGCAAATGAGAGACAATTTAGGGCATCCGGAGGGACAATTGGACCGGCTCTTGGCACGATCGATGATTTTGCTGGAGAGGAGGCTGAGTTCAAGACGGTGAAAGAGTTTATAGATCTCGAATTTCGGAGGAAGAAAAATGCAGGTCGAGATTTAAGAGAAATTGCAGGGAGTGTCTGGGAAGCGGCTTCAGTCTTCAGCAAGAAACTcggaaaatggaggaaaaagcAAAAACGAAAGAATCTCGGTAACAATTGCAATGTAGATGCGGTGACAACAGAGGCTATCAAGTCGAGAGTGCTTGAAATTGGAGAGACTCGTTCGGAGGTTGGAGACTATGGATTGGGAAGAATGTCTTGTGATACAGATCCAAGATTCTCCGCCGATGCAGGTAGAATATCGTTGGATGATTCACGGTATTCGTTCGATGAGGCAAGGGCTTCTTGGGATGGATATCTGGTTGGAAAAACTTATCCAAAGATAACGCCGATGGTTTCAGTTTTGGAGGAGGCCAAATTCCCCGGTACTGAATTTGAGAAAGATGATCCTTCTGATGAAGCAGAAGGCTCTCCGAAGAATGTAGGAGATAAAGTCCCTGGTGGATCGGCTCAGACTAAAGATTACTATATGGATTCATTGTCTTCTCTGAGGCGGAGGAAGAGCTTTGATCGTTCAAGTTCACACAGAAAAGGGGCATCGGCGGACTTCGATGACttgaaattaatatcaaaCGCAAAGGTATCTCCTGCAACTACAGAGTTATTCTATGGTGCAAAGGTGCTACTTACAGAGAAAGATTTGAACAAGTCTCGCTCAAAAGCCACCAGAGATGGCGAATTGAGTGGCACTGATGCTACTTCCAAAGATTCTGTTCTTGATGCAGCTGGAATTGACCGAAAGACGTTCAAGAAAGTGCATAGATGGCGTAAAGTATTAAGTGTTCTTGGTATGATGCATAAGCGAAGTGGTGAAAGCAAGTCTGATGATGAGGAAAGTTGTGATCGGCCTATTGCTGAGTCTTGGGAAAAGCTGAGGCGTGTTGCTAATGGCGAAGCGAACTCTTGCGTTAGCCAGAAGCTCATTCGAAGTTACAGCGTAAGCTGTCAAGATCAGAGCAAAGTAGCTGGATTCAATGGCGGGAATGATTTGAAACTGAACGGTTCGAGGTGGAGAGACGATTTTACGTTGCGGAGGAATCGGAGTGTAAGGTATTCGCCAAATAACTTTGATAATGGCTTGTTAAGGTTCTATTTGACACCATTGAGGAGCTACAGCAGAGGCAAACCAGGAAAGAGCAGGCCAAGAAGTTCTTCTTTCAGTGTCAAGCATGTCATGTAA
- the LOC111776909 gene encoding 50S ribosomal protein L4, chloroplastic-like, producing the protein MATFPTPLSLSFFSSSIFLSSTNDNLKLFGNWKPNSRIPQNKPLSISSQLATLPVLSFAGEEVGKTYLDLKSAPPETARAVVHRAIITDQQNKRRGTASTLTRAEVSGGGRKPYQQKKTGKARRGSMRTPLRPGGGVIFGPKPRDWSIKINRKEKRLAISTAVASAAVNTIVVEDFGDKFEKPKTKEFIAALKRWGIDPKEKSLFLMTEVSDNVRLSSRNVGTLKLLTPRTLNLFDILNSDKLVLTPAAVDYLNERYGNNYEEGIADEEEEDEEGLEEVGEDSDAA; encoded by the exons ATGGCGACCTTTCCGACGCCATTGTcgctctctttcttttcttcgtcGATCTTCCTTTCCTCCACCAACGATAATTTGAAGCTATTCGGCAATTGGAAACCTAACTCCCGTATACCCCAAAACAAGCCCTTATCGATTTCCTCACAGCTCGCTACCCTTCCAGTCCTCTCTTTCGCCGGAGAAGAGGTCGGCAAGACCTACCTCGACCTCAAATCCGCTCCACCGGAAACCGCCCGCGCCGTCGTTCACCGAGCTATTATCACCGACCAACAGAACAAGCGCCGTGGGACCGCCTCGACTCTCACTAGAGCTGAGGTTAGTGGAGGCGGTAGGAAACCCTACCAGCAGAAGAAAACCGGTAAGGCCCGTCGCGGTTCGATGCGTACTCCTCTACGACCTGGCGGAGGTGTGATTTTCGGGCCGAAACCTAGAGATTGGTCCATTAAGATCAACAGAAAGGAGAAGAGATTGGCAATATCGACGGCGGTGGCTAGCGCGGCGGTAAATACGATAGTGGTGGAAGATTTCGGCGATAAGTTCGAGAAGCCGAAAACTAAAGAGTTCATTGCTGCGCTGAAGAGATGGGGAATCGATCCAAAGGAGAAATCACTGTTCTTAATGACGGAGGTTTCTGATAACGTACGATTATCTAGCCGTAACGTCGGAACGTTGAAATTGTTGACGCCGAGAACGCTGaatttgttcgatattttGAATTCCGATAAGTTAGTCTTGACGCCGGCGGCGGTAGATTATCTGAATGAGAGATATGGAAACAATTACGAAGAAGGAATCGCagacgaggaagaagaagacgaagaag GGCTGGAGGAGGTAGGTGAGGATTCGGACGCAGCATAA
- the LOC111777056 gene encoding uncharacterized protein LOC111777056: MMASEDCRVYHERQKLQFCLLHALNNLFQENDAFTRAHLNAISEKLVLDEPNREPWTPLSFVFKPHHNSVTGNYDINVLISALEEKGKSVVWHDHRNGASSIDLDGPEATHKLMGIVLNVPVRRFGGIWKSRHWVALRKINELWYNLDSDLHTPHTFKDTDEVRQFLDNVINDNGEILLVMNDRNLDPEFAKLLVKLPSDGMAPESDIRQDFDMQRACGHGQHTLDKHRRDTWLQRDLMHTGHNRAFLGLLKNTLWLAACTFQQCRIEKRNMSSNATRRSTGSFRKLRFKSLKGLQFSPLSFLKHLANKVTRAWHLMAMKRRPHHEQQPVPAMPVATSKPLPVSAVDSHRTEAVEDCIKYINSSSS, translated from the exons ATGATGGCGAGCGAGGATTGCCGAGTTTATCACGAGAGGCAAAAGCTACAGTTCTGCCTCTTGCACGCACTCAATAACCTGTTTCag GAAAATGATGCATTTACGCGAGCGCACTTAAATGCAATTTCTGAAAAGCTGGTGCTCGACGAGCCAAACAGAGAACCTTGGACGCCATTATCATTTGTCTTTAAGCCTCATCACAACTCAGTAACTGGAAACTATGATATAAATGTCCTAATTTCAGCTCTTGAAGAGAAAGGGAAGAGTGTGGTGTGGCATGACCATCGGAATGGAGCTTCTTCAATCGATTTGGATGGACCTGAGGCTACTCATAAACTTATGGGAATTGTGCTTAACGTCCCAGTTAGAAGGTTTGGTGGCATTTGGAAAAGCAGGCACTGGGTTGCTCTGAGAAAGATCAACGAATTATGGTATAATTTGGACAGTGATCTGCATACTCCTCATACGTTTAAGGATACTGACGAGGTAAGACAATTTTTGGATAATGTGATCAATGACAATGGGGAAATTTTGCTTGTTATGAATGACAGGAAC TTGGATCCTGAATTTGCTAAGCTGCTGGTAAAACTGCCATCAGATGGAATGGCGCCAG AAAGTGATATAAGGCAAGATTTTGACATGCAACGAGCATGCGGTCATGGGCAACACACCTTAGACAAGCATCGCCGTGACACTTGGTTACAGAG AGATTTAATGCACACAGGACACAACAGAGCCTTCTTGGGTTTGCTTAAGAACACGCTTTGGTTGGCAGCCTGCACTTTTCAGCAGTGT AGGATTGAGAAAAGGAACATGTCGAGCAACGCAACCAGGCGAAGCACAGGGTCGTTTAGAAAGTTGAGATTTAAGTCGCTGAAAGGCCTGCAATTCTCTCCGCTGAGCTTTTTGAAGCACCTGGCCAATAAAGTGACCCGAGCTTGGCATTTGATGGCCATGAAGAGAAGACCCCACCATGAGCAACAACCTGTTCCGGCCATGCCTGTCGCCACCTCGAAGCCACTGCCGGTGTCCGCCGTCGACTCACATAGAACAGAGGCTGTGGAGGACTGCATCAAGTACATCAACTCTTCTTCCTCTTAG
- the LOC111777845 gene encoding calmodulin-binding receptor-like cytoplasmic kinase 1 isoform X2 has product MNLYFHTTFSTGSYGRNSSALKSYDSYGSYGSSSSYPSEFFSSPEFSIKDLYKATDNFSAANVVGTGSFGTVYKGKLKDGSLVAVKRAKRNANERCLLKAFWNEIQALSRIEHLNLVRLYGYLEQGDERIIIVEYVGNGNLREHLDGKRGDVLEIGERLDIAIDVAHAITYLHMYNDAPIIHRDIKATNILITEKLRAKVADFGFARLVAEDSNVTHISTQVKGTAGYLDPEYLRTYQLTEKSDVYSFGVLLVELITGRHPIETKRDVKERVTIRWAMQKLKDGEAVIAMDPRLRRTSASTVTMEKMLKLARRCLDPLRPSRPSMKTCCEELWGIRKEYRDRLLSSSCSESIRSAEFPGGNAKNNQYVSFDDKEDEDLYSKFHSV; this is encoded by the exons ATGAATCTATACTTTCATACAA CTTTTTCGACGGGAAGCTACGGGAGGAACTCGTCGGCTTTGAAGTCGTATGATTCGTATGGTTCATACGGTTCCTCGTCTAGCTATCCCAGCGAATTTTTCTCATCTCCGGAATTCTCGATTAAGGATCTTTATAAGGCGACGGACAATTTCTCTGCTGCTAATGTTGTTGGGACTGGATCGTTTGGAACGGTGTACAAAGGGAAGCTCAAAGACGGTTCTCTTGTTGCCGTAAAGCGAGCCAAAAGG AATGCGAACGAGAGGTGTTTGCTGAAAGCGTTCTGGAATGAGATACAAGCTCTGTCAAGGATCGAACATTTGAATCTGGTACGTTTGTATGGCTATCTGGAGCAAGGAGATGAGAGGATCATTATTGTTGAATACGTTGGCAATGGAAATCTTCGGGAACATCTCGATG GCAAGCGAGGAGACGTCCTTGAGATTGGAGAGCGTCTGGACATTGCCATTGATGTAGCTCATGCTATCACCTACCTTCACATGTACAATG ATGCGCCAATAATCCATCGAGACATAAAGGCTACAAACATCCTAATCACAGAGAAACTCCGGGCAAAAGTGGCAGATTTTGGGTTTGCACGCCTGGTTGCAGAAGATTCTAACGTTACACATATATCAACCCAAGTTAAAGGAACGGCTGGATACTTGGATCCTGAATACCTAAGGACTTATCAGCTCACTGAGAAGAGTGATGTATACTCCTTCGGGGTGTTGCTGGTAGAGCTCATAACAGGAAGACACCCAATTGAAACAAAGAGGGATGTCAAAGAAAGAGTAACTATAAGATGG GCTATGCAGAAGCTGAAAGATGGAGAAGCTGTGATCGCCATGGATCCCAGGCTGAGAAGGACTTCTGCATCTACCGTAACCATGGAGAAGATGCTCAAATTGGCTCGCCGATGCCTCGATCCCTTGAGACCGTCTCGACCGTCCATGAAAACTTGTTGTGAGGAGTTATGGGGAATTCGAAAGGAATATAGAGATAGATTATTATCTTCTTCTTGCTCGGAGTCGATTCGTTCAGCAGAATTTCCAGGTGGAAATGCAAAAAACAACCaatatgtttcttttgatGATAAGGAGGATGAAGATTTGTACAGCAAATTCCATTCTGTATAA
- the LOC111777882 gene encoding protein NRT1/ PTR FAMILY 8.1-like → MGEEDSIYTQDGTVDYRGDPAVRTRTGTWKACPFILGNEFCERLAYYGMSSNLVLYFKNHLNQHSATASKNANNWSGTCYITPLIGAFLADAYLGRYRTIAAFSIVYVIGMTLLTLSASVPGLKPTCVAKDDCHATAAQSAVCFVALYLIALGTGGIKPCVSSYGADQFDDADETEKKHKSSFFNWFYLSINVGALIASSVLVWVQENVSWGWGFGIPAMAMAIAVVSFFSGTRLYRNQKPGGSPFTRICQVVVASFRKYEVKVPENKALYETADNESAVVGSRKLDHTDDFRFFDKAAVELESDEMLKGTVNPWKLCTVTQVEELKAIIRLLPVWATGIVFAAVYSQMGTLFVLQGDKMDAHIGPNFEIPAASLSIFDTLSVIFWVPVYDRIIVPMARKYTGHPNGITQLQRMGIGLFISIIAMLSAAILELVRLREVRRHNYYELDHMPMSIFWQVPQYFLIGCAEVFTFIGQLEFFYEQAPDAMRSLGSALSLTTVALGNYLSSLLVTIVTKFSTKDGSPGWIPDNLNYGHIHYFFFLLVILSVKNLIAYLFIAKWYKYKRPLGTLR, encoded by the exons ATGGGGGAAGAAGATAGTATTTACACGCAAGATGGAACAGTGGACTACCGTGGAGATCCGGCTGTTAGAACCCGAACGGGAACCTGGAAGGCCTGTCCCTTTATTCTAg GAAATGAATTTTGTGAGAGATTGGCTTACTATGGAATGAGCTCGAATCTGGTGCTGTACTTTAAGAATCATTTGAATCAGCATAGTGCTACAGCTTCAAAAAATGCTAATAATTGGAGTGGAACCTGTTACATTACTCCCTTGATTGGAGCCTTTTTAGCCGATGCCTACTTGGGTAGATATCGAACTATTGCTGCCTTCTCCATCGTCTACGTCATT GGGATGACACTTTTGACATTGTCAGCTTCGGTGCCTGGCTTAAAGCCTACTTGTGTTGCTAAAGATGATTGTCATGCGACGGCTGCTCAAAGTGCAGTGTGTTTTGTGGCTTTGTACTTGATTGCGTTGGGAACTGGTGGGATAAAGCCTTGTGTTTCGTCTTATGGAGCAGATCAATTTGATGATGCTGATGAAACTGAGAAGAAGCACAAGAGCTCTTTCTTTAATTGGTTCTATCTTTCAATCAATGTTGGTGCTCTAATTGCAAGCTCTGTGCTAGTTTGGGTGCAAGAAAATGTGAGCTGGGGTTGGGGGTTTGGTATTCCAGCCATGGCTATGGCGATTGCTGTGGTGAGTTTCTTTTCGGGGACTCGGCTGTATCGAAACCAGAAACCTGGAGGAAGTCCTTTTACACGTATATGTCAGGTCGTGGTGGCGtcttttagaaaatatgaagTAAAAGTACCTGAAAACAAGGCTCTGTATGAGACTGCCGATAACGAGTCTGCTGTCGTAGGAAGCCGCAAACTCGACCACACAGATGATTTCAG GTTCTTTGACAAAGCAGCAGTGGAGCTTGAATCAGATGAGATGTTAAAAGGCACGGTAAATCCATGGAAGCTTTGCACTGTGACTCAAGTAGAGGAGCTTAAGGCCATCATAAGGTTGCTTCCGGTATGGGCAACAGGGATCGTATTCGCAGCTGTGTATAGTCAAATGGGCACTTTATTTGTATTACAAGGTGACAAAATGGATGCTCATATTGGCCCCAACTTTGAGATCCCTGCTGCATCTCTCTCCATCTTTGACACATTGAGTGTGATCTTTTGGGTCCCGGTTTACGATCGAATCATAGTTCCAATGGCTCGAAAATACACCGGTCACCCGAACGGCATAACTCAACTGCAGAGAATGGGCATTGGCCtgtttatttcaattatagcTATGCTATCTGCAGCTATCTTAGAACTTGTGAGACTTCGAGAAGTTAGAAGGCACAACTACTATGAACTTGACCATATGCCCATGTCCATCTTCTGGCAAGTTCCGCAGTATTTTCTTATTGGTTGTGCTGAAGTATTTACCTTCATTGGGCAGTTAGAATTCTTTTACGAGCAAGCTCCCGATGCCATGAGGAGTCTCGGCTCGGCTCTCTCGCTCACTACCGTCGCACTTGGAAACTACCTGAGCTCTCTACTTGTGACTATTGTCACCAAATTCAGCACTAAAGATGGGAGTCCTGGATGGATACCAGACAATTTGAACTACGGTCATATacactatttcttttttctcttggTGATCTTGAGTGTCAAAAACTTGATTGCCTATCTTTTCATAGCCAAGTGGTATAAGTATAAGAGGCCCCTTGGAACCCTTCGCTGA
- the LOC111777390 gene encoding uncharacterized protein LOC111777390 codes for MMKKIESEIMEKTKQLLELSQEEANAVEKLDVRPRKAGESCFYTFFALRGIRVDRSEPGLVVCTLKVPPRLTDRTGKLSSGAIANLVDEVGCAVIYDEALPEPVSVDMSISYMSTADVDDELEIVSRLLGQKGRYSGTSVVIKNKGTGEIVAEGRHSLFSIRPIVNSKL; via the exons atgatgaagaaaattgaaagcgAAATCATGGAGAAGACGAAGCAGCTTCTGGAATTGAGTCAGGAGGAAGCGAACGCCGTCGAGAAACTCGACGTCCGGCCGAGGAAAGCCGGAGAATCATGCTTCTATACTTTCTTCGCTCTCAGAGGCATCCGAGTCGACCGCTCCGAACCAGGGCTCGTCGTTTGTACCCTAAAGGTCCCTCCGCGCCTCACA GATCGAACGGGGAAACTGTCTTCAGGTGCGATCGCAAACCTAGTGGATGAAGTCGGTTGCGCCGTAATCTATGATGAAGCCCTACCGGAGCCGGTTTCTGTCGACATGTCGATTTCGTATATGTCGACTGCCGACGTCGAT GATGAATTGGAAATAGTGTCGAGGCTCTTAGGGCAGAAAGGGCGTTATTCTGGAACCAGTGTGGTTATTAAGAACAAAGGGACGGGAGAAATTGTTGCAGAAGGAAGACACTCGTTGTTCAGCATACGACCGATTGTGAACTCTAAACTGTGA
- the LOC111777546 gene encoding transcription factor DIVARICATA isoform X2 → MKWEMEILSPPVSSMSWSSGDGLSSRWTVAENKLFENALAIFDTDTPDRWQKVAAMIPGKTVGDVIRQYKELEADVSSIEAGLIPIPGYDTSQFTLDWVSSHSYDGFKQSYGLIGKRSSGRSADQERKKGVPWTEEEHKLFLMGLKKYGKGDWRNISRNFVVTRTPTQVASHAQKYFIRQLSGGKDKRRASIHDITTVNLNDTRSPSPENKKSLSPDHAGVLSRHSNPSSTVPRNPFNWNHHQQQQQHNAGGAAMVFNHSHGNVFMSPGAFGVNSYVGVRLPDHNLQKDSVLGGQGI, encoded by the exons atGAAGTGGGAAATGGAAATTCTGTCCCCTCCTGTTTCCTCCATGAGTTGGAGCTCTGGCGATGGATTGAGCTCGAGATGGACTGTTGCTGAGAACAAATTGTTCGAGAATGCCCTGGCTATCTTCGACACCGATACGCCTGATCGATGGCAGAAGGTTGCGGCGATGATACCTGGAAAGACGGTTGGGGATGTGATCCGGCAGTATAAGGAATTGGAAGCTGATGTTAGTAGTATTGAAGCTGGCTTGATCCCAATTCCTGGTTATGATACTTCTCAATTTACATTGGATTGGGTTAGCAGCCATAGCTATGATGGATTCAAGCAATCGTATGGCCTCATCGGGAAAAGATCGTCGGGGCGGTCGGCCGATCAGGAGAGGAAGAAGGGAGTTCCATGGACGGAGGAAGAACACAA GCTGTTTTTGATGGGGTTGAAGAAGTATGGAAAAGGGGATTGGAGGAACATCTCGAGAAATTTTGTGGTGACTAGAACGCCAACTCAAGTAGCTAGTCACGCTCAAAAGTACTTCATCAGGCAGCTCTCCGGTGGAAAAGATAAACGGAGAGCGAGCATCCACGATATAACCACCGTCAATCTCAACGACACAAGAAGCCCATCACCCGAAAACAAGAAGTCACTATCACCGGACCATGCAGGCGTGCTCTCACGCCACTCGAATCCATCCTCCACCGTGCCTCGGAATCCCTTCAATTGGAACCAccaccaacaacaacaacaacacaaCGCCGGTGGAGCAGCCATGGTTTTCAATCACTCCCATGGGAATGTTTTCATGTCTCCAGGCGCTTTCGGTGTCAACTCCTACGTCGGGGTTCGTCTGCCCGATCACAATCTACAAAAAG ATTCTGTGTTGGGAGGACAAGGCATTTAG